A segment of the Candidatus Krumholzibacteriia bacterium genome:
ACGACTCCGTCGACGGATCGATGTCTCCTCCGACGACGTCGAGGGTCGCCCGCCGGCTCTGGAGCTCTCCACCGGTGCGATCGAGATCCGGCGCCGGACCCGAGCGCGACGTCAGTTCGGGAGCGCTCGTGTCGGCCGCCTCCTGCGTGGCCCGGCCGCGGGTCTGCGGCACGTCGAGTGCGCGGGCGAGATCGTCGTCGCGGCTCTCGAGCTTCGGCTCGACCTCGACCTCCCGAGTCTGAATCGCGCTCGGCTGCGGCAGGTCGGGCTCGACCTCGGCGACCTCGGCCCGCGAGCGGACCGGGTCGGTCTTCGGCGCCGCGGGCGTCGGCTCCGGTGGATCCGGTTTCTCGGCCGATCGCGTCGAGATACCCTGCCCGGGATCGATCGAGGGCGGCGTCCGCTTGGCCAGGGTCTTCAACGCGACCTTCTCCTCGATGTCGTCCCCGAGGTGCGCCTCGATGTAGCTGATCTTGGTCAGCTCCGCAGCCACCTCCGGCATCTTCCCCGCGTTGTGCAGCCCCAGGGCGACGAGCAGCAGCAGTGCCGCGTGCACGACCATGCTCGTGGCCAGGCCGCCACGCGTGGAGCGGCTGCGATCGACGGCGGCCCGCATCATGGCGAGCCTCCCTCGTTCTCGTCTTCGGGCGAGGTGGCCAGCGAGATCTCACGCGGCTTCGCCTTTTCGATCTCGGCGATGACCTTCTCGACCTCGCCGTAGGGCAGGTCCTGGTCGGCGCGCACCACGGCGATCGCGGTCGGAGTCTCGAGGAGCAGGTCCTCCATCAGCGGCTGCACCTCGGCGAGCGCGATCGGCACGTCCGAGAAATAGATCTCGTCGATGCGATCCGTCTCGGGATCGAGCGTGCAGGAGATCTCGATCTTGTTCTCGTCCTCGTTCTCGACCGCCCGCGCCGTGGGGAGGTTCACGTCGACGGCTCCCTGGTCGAGCTTCGGGGAGATGATCATGAGCGTGAGGACGACGACCAGCGAGACGTTGATCACCGGGATCACGTCGGTCTTCGACTCTTCACGGGGGCCGCGGCGCTTTCGCATACCCATCAGCGACCCTCCTGCAGGTTGAGCAGGGCGAGGTCGCTCGCGCCACTCGCCTTGGCGATGTCCAGCACCGTCACGACCTGGCCAAGGCGGACCCGGTCGTCGGGTACCACGACCACCGTACGCTTCTCGCGCGCGGCCAGCTTCTGCGTGAGCGTGGCCTCGAGCTGATCGAGGGCGACGGGCTCGTCGTTGACCTTGATGCCGTCGGGGTGCACGGCCACCGTCAGCAATCCGACGCGCTCGCTGGCGGGCTGGTGCACGACGGTGGGGTTGCCCTTCTCCACCGGCTTGCTCTGCACCTCGATCCCGCTCCACAGCAGCGTGGGCAGCGTGACGAGGAAGACCACGATCAGAGTGGTCGTCACGTCGGCCAACGGCGTGATGTTCGCGTCCGTGATGCCGTCGGTACCGATGGCGTGCCTACTCATGGGCGATTCCTCACGATCCTTGGATCCGGGGCCTTCAGCTCAGGAACCCGGCCGGAACCGGCTCCTGCTGCGACGGCGTCGTGGAGTTCGAGGTCGATCGGGGTGCGGACCGGCGCGTGTTGCCGGCGGCGGCGGCCAGATGCACCAGCAGCTCCTCGCGCGCGTCCTCGAGATCGACCACACGCGTGCGGATCTTGCGGACGAAGACGTTGAAGCAGACGGTGGCGATGACCGCGACGATGATCCCGGCCGCGGTGGTCATGAGCGCCTCGGACACGCCCATGGCGACGACCTGGCTCCCCCCGCTGCCCGTGCGCGCGATCGCGGCGAAGGCGCGGATGATCCCGACCACGGTCCCGAACAGACCCAGCAGCGGAGCGATGTTCGACATCGTCCCGAGCACGCCTAGGTTGCGTTCCATCTCGACCTGCTCGACCTCGATCGCGGTGTTCATCCGCTCGGTGAGCTGGGTACGCCCGAGGCCGGCGTGGGCCAGGCCCTGGGCGAGGACGCGGCCGGCGGCGCTCTTGTCCTTCTTCGCCACGTCCACGGCACCGGCCAGGTTGGCCGCCTGGATCTTGTTCGCGATCTTCTTCAGGAGATCACGACTGTTCGCGCGGCTCTGCGCGAAGTAGAGGGCCCGCTCGAGGGCGAAGCCCAGGGTCACGATCGAGCAGACCAGCAACACCAGCATCGTGGGCGACGCGATGAAGAGGTCGACGATGGACATGTCACCGAACATGGTGGTTGCATCCTCCCTGTGGCCGATCAGCGACCGGCCGCCTGCATCTGCTGGAGGGCCTCGACGCGGGTCTGCGCCATGGCCGTCCACTCCGGATTCGTGGCCTTCGTGAGGATCCGCTCGTAGGCGGACAGAGCGGCCTGCCACTCGCCGCGGTCCTCGTGCAGCTCGCCCATCTCGGCCAGGCCGGCGATCGCGAAGGGATCGTCACCTCCACCCGAGGCGGCTTGCGCGAAGCTGTCGATGGCCCGGTCGATCCGGTCCGCTTTCAGGTGACATTCGCCCTGGCGGTAGCGGATCTCGCTCTCGCTGCCGTGACCGGCGGCGAGGGCCGTCTCGTAGGTCTCGATCGCCTCGTCCCACGCCCCGAGTTCGTCCTGATGCAGCGCGGCGACCTCGAGCCACAGGCCCTGGGCCTTGTCGTGGTCGGGGTAGTTGCCGAGGAACTCACGGTAGGTGGCGATCGCGGAGGTCCAGTCCTCGATCTGCTGGTAGCAGACCGCGCCGTTGAACAGAGCCAACGGAGCGTACTCGCCACCCGGGAAGGCATCGCGGAGAGCCTCGTACTCGTGCGCCGCCTCACCGAAACGCTCGAGGCGGTACAGCACGGTCCCGGCGCGGAACCGGGCCAACTCGGCGAGGTCGTGGTCGGGGTGCGTGAGCACGAAGTTCCGGAACCCGGCCAGCGCCGGTTCGTTCTGATCGAGACGGTAGTAGCTCTCGGCCAGATAGAACAACGCCTGCACCGCACTCTCGCTGTCGGGGTGGTCGAGCGTGACGCGCTCGAAGGACGCTGCCGCGCTCGCGTAGTCGCCGGCCGCGAAAGCGTCCTGGCCTTCGTTCCACAGGAGATCGGCGGCCATTGCGCTGTCGGGATTGCGCGCGAGATACTCGTTCATGTCGCGGCCACTGCGGTAGTAGGCCGACTGTACGCCCAGCTCGGCGTCGGCCACGCGCGGATCCCGAGGGAAGTCGGCCACGAAGCGCTCGAAGGCCTCGATCGCCGCGTCGTCCTCGCCCAGGTTGTAGGCGCAGTTGGCCAGGCCGAAGGCCGCGTCGGCGGCGTGCGCTCCGTCGGCGTCGTGCTGCTGCAGACGACGATAGCTCTGACGGGCGGCGGCGAAGTCCCCCAGACCGAACTGCGTATCGGCGATCCGGTACAGAGCCCGGGCCATACGATCCCCGTCGGGGAATCGGCGGACCTGCTCCTTCCAGGTGTCGACAGCCTGCTCGTAGTACTGCAGCCGGTAGTAGCAGTCCGCCGCGTTGGCGAGGGCGACCTCGGCCTCGGGTGCGTCTGGATTTCGCTCGAGGAACTCCTGGTACTCCCGCAGTGCGTCCTCGTATTCCCGCCGATTGAAGTGGATCGAGCCCACGGCCAGCGCGTTCGTTCCCTGTTCGGTGTCCGCATTGGCCAGGGCCCGCAGGAATCGCTCCTGCTCCTCCAGGGCCAGGTCGTACTCACCGATCTGGCTGTAGCTCGCCACCAGACCCTGCAACGACGACGCGGCCACGTTGCTCTTCGGGTAACCGCTCAGGACGAGACGGTACATCTGTGCGGAATCGCGATAGAGCCCCTGCTCGTAGTAGGCCTCGCCGAGCAGGTAGTAGGTCCGGGCCCGCCAGTGGCTCGGCGTGGGCAGAAGCTTCTGCGCGATGAACTTGTAGTTGGTGATCAGACGATCCGGCTGGCTCCCCTGCTGGTAGGCCAGTGCCGAGAGGAAGAGCGCCCGCTCTGCCACGTCGGTGTTCACGTGCTTGTCGAGAACGTTCTGGAACGAACGGATTGCGGATTTGCGGTCACCGAGCTCGAGATGTGCAAAGCCCTGCAGAACCCGGACCCGTGCGGCCAGCGGGTCGCCGGGAAAGCGCCGCAGGAACTCGTCGGCCAGGATCGTGGCCTGGCCGAAGTTCTCGTCCTCGGCGTAGGCGTAGACGATCTTGTGCATGGCCGCCGAGGCGACCTTGGTCTGTCCGAAGCGCTTGACCACGTCGGTCCACGAGAAGATCGCCTCGGCGCTGCGACCGAGCTGCATGTGACAATCGCCGATCAGGTAGCGCGAGTAGGCACTCACGAGATCGTCGGGGAAGGCCCGCGCCACTTCCTCGAGCTGTCGGATGCTCTCGTCGTACTCTCCCGACCGGTAGGTCACGCACGCGAGCTTGTAGCGGGCGTTCGGAACGAAGGGACTGTCGGGGTGGTCCTCGATGAAGCCCCGGTAGCTGCGCACGGCCACCGAGTTCTGACCCGACCGATAGAAGGCTTCGGCGATGCTGAACGCCGCGTCGTCCACCAGCGGACTCTCGGGGTGCTCGCGCAGGACCTGCCGGTAGCGCTGGATGGCCAGGATGTACTGACCCATCTCCTCGAGCGTCCGCCCCCAGTACAGCCGGCCCCGGTCGCTCGGCACGCCGGAGAAGTACTCGAGCGCGCGGTCGAAGTCCCCGTCGTGGTAGGCGAACAGACCCAGGGCGAACTTCACCTGGGGTCGCTGCTCGTACCCGGGCCGGGTCTCGAGGAGTTCTCGATAGGCCGCTTCGAGCTTCAGCCAGTTTCCGTCGGCGATGTACGCCAGACCGCTCTCGTAGAGGGCCTCGCCCACGAGGAAGCTGTCCTCGTAGTCGTCGAGAAGCATCTGGTAGCTGGTGATCGCGTCGTCGAAGCGTCCCAGGTTGAAGTGGCACTCGGCGGTGCGGAGCAACACGGCGGCCTTCATAACGTCGTCCCGACCACGCCGGTCCTCGACCTTGCGGTACTCGCGAAGAGCCCCTTCGAAGTCACCGGCCGCGAAGTAGCACTCGCCGAGCATGTACTGCGCGCGGGCCGCTCGATCGCTCTTGCCGTAGGTGTCGACGAAGAGCCGGTACTGGGCCATTGCGGCCGACTTGTCCTTGCCAGTGGCGAAGGCTTCGCCGGCGGACTCCCACAGGCCGTCCTCCGAGGGAACCCGCTGCTCGGTGTCGGCCACGGCGACCACCGGGAGCAGCACCGTGAGAAGGAACGTGAACACGAGGGCGGCGCGGTTCATCGATCTTCCTTTCGCCGCTGGGGCGAGCGTTCGGCGGCCTCGCTGCCGCTGATCTCCACGCGGATCGGCGAGCGGGTGCGGTCGCGGAAGCCGAGGACGTCGACGCCCACGTCGAAGTCCCACTCCTGGGTCATGTCGTCGAGAACGGTGATCCGGGCGGTGTAGCGGCCGTCGGGCACGAGTCGGCCGTCCTCGTCGGCACCCTCCCAGGTGATGCCCTCGGGCGGGCTCCCGTTGCCCCGCAGGCGACGGACGACCTCGTCGCGCTCGTTGCGGATCTCGAGCGTCCAGGCCTCGACCTCGCCCCGCACCGCGGTGTCGATGTCGAAGGTCACGTCGCGCTTGTCGCCACTGGGGCTGAAACGTGCCCGATCGCGCTTCATCTTGACGCCGTAGGGAACGCCGAAGCGGAAGGTGGCGCTGAGCACGTGCGTCGCGCCGAGGTCGTGGGTCAGGTAGCCGTAGTCGAACTGCCAGCTCTGCCAACGGAAAGCGGCACCGAAGGATCCCTGTTCCCGCGCCGCGTCGAAGCCTCCGCGGAGCGCGAAGTTGCGCACGGCCCAGGCCTCGATCCCGGCCTTCAGATCGGCTTCCATGTCGTCGGTCTTGACGACCTCGGTGCTCACGACGAAGCGGTTGCGCAGCAGATGGAGTGCCGTCCCCGCCCGGAAGGTGCGCGCCCAGGACTCGGGCTGCTCGTCGAGGGTGACCTCGGGCCGCACGGCGTTCTGGACCGCGAAGCCCAGACTGATGGTGCGATGAGGGCGCAGGTACACGCCGACGTCGGCGCCGAAGCCTCCGCCCGATGCGCCGGCGAGTGAGTGCGTGACCGACTTCAGGTGCACGCCGTAGGACAGACGACCGCTGCCCCGGGCGTAGGACAGGCCGAAGGCGCCCGCCGTCTCGTCGAAGGTCTCGCCCAGGTCCTCGTACAGCGTCGACCTCTCGAAGCCGCCGCTGCGGAGGAAGGCGCCCGTCAGCGCGAAGCTGCCGTATCCCTCGGTGGGGAGGCCGAGCGTCAGGAAACTGTACTGCGTGTCCTCGAACAACGTGGCGCCCATGGCCGTGAACTCCATGGTGCGCAGGCTCGCGTAGCCGGCCGGGTTCCAGTAGCTGGACGCCGCATCGTCGGCCAGCGCGGTGACCGCGTTGCCCAGTCCGAGCGCGCGAGCACTGCTGCCGTAGCGCAGGAAGCCGCCGGGCGCGCCGGCGTCGTCGGCCGCGCGGACCGGCGGCGTCGCCGCGAACACGAGGGCCGCCAGCGTCAGGATGGTGAGGATCGGGTGCGTATGGCTGCGGTGCATGGCGTCGAACCTCGTCACTTCACCACGGCGATCTTGCGCCGCAGGTCGTAGCCGTCGCCCTGGATGCGACAGATGTAGCCGCCGTTGGCCACCACCCGACCCTCACCATTGCGCCCGTCCCACGAGAACTGGGCGGTCGACTCGGCCTGTACGGCCATCTGCGCGGTGCGAACCACGCCGCCGTACAGGTCGTAGATGGTGATCGTCGCGGTGCCGTCACTGGTCGGCCGGAACAGGAGGATCGTCGGCTCTTCGCCGGCGCGGAAGGGATTCGGACGGTTGGTGATGCGCTTCTCGGTGGTCATGGCGGTGGTCGTGTACAACTCGACCGTCCGCACTTCCTCCACCGCTCCGGAGACCTCTTCGGCGAAGAATCGGAGCGTGTGCTGCCCGGGATCCCCTGCG
Coding sequences within it:
- a CDS encoding MotA/TolQ/ExbB proton channel family protein, with the translated sequence MFGDMSIVDLFIASPTMLVLLVCSIVTLGFALERALYFAQSRANSRDLLKKIANKIQAANLAGAVDVAKKDKSAAGRVLAQGLAHAGLGRTQLTERMNTAIEVEQVEMERNLGVLGTMSNIAPLLGLFGTVVGIIRAFAAIARTGSGGSQVVAMGVSEALMTTAAGIIVAVIATVCFNVFVRKIRTRVVDLEDAREELLVHLAAAAGNTRRSAPRSTSNSTTPSQQEPVPAGFLS
- a CDS encoding biopolymer transporter ExbD — its product is MSRHAIGTDGITDANITPLADVTTTLIVVFLVTLPTLLWSGIEVQSKPVEKGNPTVVHQPASERVGLLTVAVHPDGIKVNDEPVALDQLEATLTQKLAAREKRTVVVVPDDRVRLGQVVTVLDIAKASGASDLALLNLQEGR
- a CDS encoding PorV/PorQ family protein, which encodes MHRSHTHPILTILTLAALVFAATPPVRAADDAGAPGGFLRYGSSARALGLGNAVTALADDAASSYWNPAGYASLRTMEFTAMGATLFEDTQYSFLTLGLPTEGYGSFALTGAFLRSGGFERSTLYEDLGETFDETAGAFGLSYARGSGRLSYGVHLKSVTHSLAGASGGGFGADVGVYLRPHRTISLGFAVQNAVRPEVTLDEQPESWARTFRAGTALHLLRNRFVVSTEVVKTDDMEADLKAGIEAWAVRNFALRGGFDAAREQGSFGAAFRWQSWQFDYGYLTHDLGATHVLSATFRFGVPYGVKMKRDRARFSPSGDKRDVTFDIDTAVRGEVEAWTLEIRNERDEVVRRLRGNGSPPEGITWEGADEDGRLVPDGRYTARITVLDDMTQEWDFDVGVDVLGFRDRTRSPIRVEISGSEAAERSPQRRKEDR
- a CDS encoding biopolymer transporter ExbD, whose translation is MGMRKRRGPREESKTDVIPVINVSLVVVLTLMIISPKLDQGAVDVNLPTARAVENEDENKIEISCTLDPETDRIDEIYFSDVPIALAEVQPLMEDLLLETPTAIAVVRADQDLPYGEVEKVIAEIEKAKPREISLATSPEDENEGGSP
- a CDS encoding tetratricopeptide repeat protein, with protein sequence MNRAALVFTFLLTVLLPVVAVADTEQRVPSEDGLWESAGEAFATGKDKSAAMAQYRLFVDTYGKSDRAARAQYMLGECYFAAGDFEGALREYRKVEDRRGRDDVMKAAVLLRTAECHFNLGRFDDAITSYQMLLDDYEDSFLVGEALYESGLAYIADGNWLKLEAAYRELLETRPGYEQRPQVKFALGLFAYHDGDFDRALEYFSGVPSDRGRLYWGRTLEEMGQYILAIQRYRQVLREHPESPLVDDAAFSIAEAFYRSGQNSVAVRSYRGFIEDHPDSPFVPNARYKLACVTYRSGEYDESIRQLEEVARAFPDDLVSAYSRYLIGDCHMQLGRSAEAIFSWTDVVKRFGQTKVASAAMHKIVYAYAEDENFGQATILADEFLRRFPGDPLAARVRVLQGFAHLELGDRKSAIRSFQNVLDKHVNTDVAERALFLSALAYQQGSQPDRLITNYKFIAQKLLPTPSHWRARTYYLLGEAYYEQGLYRDSAQMYRLVLSGYPKSNVAASSLQGLVASYSQIGEYDLALEEQERFLRALANADTEQGTNALAVGSIHFNRREYEDALREYQEFLERNPDAPEAEVALANAADCYYRLQYYEQAVDTWKEQVRRFPDGDRMARALYRIADTQFGLGDFAAARQSYRRLQQHDADGAHAADAAFGLANCAYNLGEDDAAIEAFERFVADFPRDPRVADAELGVQSAYYRSGRDMNEYLARNPDSAMAADLLWNEGQDAFAAGDYASAAASFERVTLDHPDSESAVQALFYLAESYYRLDQNEPALAGFRNFVLTHPDHDLAELARFRAGTVLYRLERFGEAAHEYEALRDAFPGGEYAPLALFNGAVCYQQIEDWTSAIATYREFLGNYPDHDKAQGLWLEVAALHQDELGAWDEAIETYETALAAGHGSESEIRYRQGECHLKADRIDRAIDSFAQAASGGGDDPFAIAGLAEMGELHEDRGEWQAALSAYERILTKATNPEWTAMAQTRVEALQQMQAAGR